From the Capnocytophaga sp. oral taxon 878 genome, the window TTGGAAGATGTATATATGTACGATTTCATAAAAACAGTACGAGAATATTACTTTATAGCTCCTTTTACGCTTGACTCGGTAGCTACTAATGCTGAAAAAACACTTGCAGACCTTAAAAAATTTGATCTATTAATAGTAGCTAAACCTACTAAAGCCTTTACTGACCCACAAAAACAAGTAGTAGACCAGTATATTATGAATGGAGGGGCTGCCTTATGGCTGATAGATAATGTGAACGTTTCATTAGAAGATATGTACCGAACAGGCGGAATGACAATGGCTATGCCATTGGACTTGAACCTTACAGATATGTTTTTTCAGTATGGTTTCCGTATTAATTATACTTTAATTAATGATTTGTATTTTTCAGAAATAGTGGTAGCTAGTGGTGAAGGCTCGCAAACGCGTTATATGAATATCCCTTGGGTCTATAATCCCTTAGTGTTATCCAATAACAATCACCTTATAAACAACCATTTAGATGCTGTACGACTACAATTTGCTAATGGCATTGACACTCTAAAAAACCAAGTAAAAAAGACAGTACTAATGGAAAGTTCAACTTTTTCAAAAGCTGATGGGACTCCTCGTGAAATCAACTTGCGTTTTGACCCTAAGATAATGGACAAAGAGCTTTACAAGAAGGGAAATATACCATTAGCTGTACTATTGGAAGGAGAATTTAGTTCAGCTTATAAGAATAGAATTTCTCCTATAAAACTCAAAGAAAATGCCCAACAAAGTAAACCTACTAAAATGATTGTAGTGGCTGATGGTGATGTAATAAAGAATGATTTTGACAACCAAAACAACACGCCTTTAGAACTTGGTTTTGACCGTTGGACGAATAAGTTTTATGATAATAAAGCTTTTTTGCAGAATGCATTGAACTATTTGCTTAATGATACTGATTTTTTGACACTACGAAACAAGAAAGTACAGTTAGCTTTTTTAAACAAAGAAAAGGTAGCTGAAAGTGCTTCAGCTTGGCAGGTGAAAGTTTTTATATACCCATTAGTACTTTTAGTTATAACAATGCTTTTGGTAATATATTTTTACAGAAAAAATAATATAAGGAAAACAACAAAATGAAAAGAGTAGTAGTAGGACTTAGTGGGGGAGTAGATAGCAGTGTAGCAGCCTATTTATTGAAAGAACAAGGGTATGATGTAATAGGGCTTTTTATGAAGAATTGGCACGATGATACCGTGACTATATCTGATGAATGTCCGTGGTTAGAAGATAGTAATGATGCACTTTTAGTAGCTGAAAAACTAGGTATTCCATTCCAAACAATAGATATGAGTGAGCCTTATAAAGCTCGTATTGTAGACTATATGTTCAATGAATACGAAAACGGTAGAACGCCCAATCCCGATGTACTATGCAATAGAGAAATAAAGTTTGATGTCTTTATGAAACTTGCCCTCAGCTTAGGTGCCGATTATGTGGCTACAGGGCATTACTGTAGGAAAGAGACTATACAAGTAGATGGACAAACTGTATACCGATTGCTTTCAGGCAAGGATGATAATAAAGACCAATCGTATTTTCTTTGTCAGTTATCACAAGAACAGCTTAGTAAGGCTTTATTTCCTATAGGAGAATTACAAAAATCGGAAGTACGTGCTATAGCTAAAGAACAAGACTTAGTAACAGCTGAAAAGAAAGACTCACAAGGACTTTGTTTTATAGGAAAAGTACGTTTGCCAGAATTCTTACAACAAAAATTACAACCTAAAGAAGGAGACATTATTCAAATACCCAATGATTGGAAAGGATATGGTGACTTTGATAGGTTACGCCTTTTTGAAACTTATGAAGACCAATTAAAGTATCTATCTCAACGTTTTATTTATCATCCTGAAGATGGCAAAAAAGTAGGAACTCATCAAGGAGCTCATTATTTTACCAAAGGACAACGCAAAGGCTTAAATGTAGGTGGTACTAAAGAACCTTTATTTATCATAGAGACTGATATTGAGCGTAATATTATTTATACCGGTGAAGGACATACGCACAGAGGTTTGTTCCGCAGTGCGCTGTTCATTACCGAAGCCGATGAGCATTGGATACGTAAGGATTTAGCTCTCAATATTGGTGATACTTTAGAGGTTATGGTACGCATTAGGTATCGCCAGCCATTACAAAAAGCAGTATTGTATAAAGCAACTAATGGTTTATATATTCATTTTGAAGACCGCCAAAGTGCAGTTACTGAAGGACAGTTTGCTGCTTGGTATTTAGATGATGAACTAGTAGGTAGCGGAGTGATTTCGTAGGTAAAAAGAGACTACTAAAAATCTTGATAATGCATATTATGTAAAATAGAAGGAATGCTTGTATGAAGAAGATACTTATTATTACCTATTATTGGAAGCCTGCTGGAGGTCCTGGAGTGCAACGCTGGGTGAAGTTTGTAAAATATTTGCGAAGCTTTGGCATAGAGCCTATAGTATATGTACCTGAGAACCCAACATATCCAATTATAGATAATGAAATAGGCACCGATTTACCTACAGATATACAAGTAATTAAGCAGACTGTATGGGAGCCTTATAGGTTGGCTTCATTGTTTTCAAAGAAGAAAACTCAAAAGATTAGCGCTGGGATTATTCCGCGTAAGAAAGTATCTTGGTTAGATAAGTTACTGTTATGGGTACGAGGCAACCTTTTTATACCTGATGCTAGAAGATTTTGGGTAAACCCTTCGGTTAAATATTTAAAAACATTTATAACTGAAAATAAGATAGATACTATAATTACTACTTCGCCACCGCATAGTGTACATCTTATTGGGTATAAGCTAAAAAAACAACTTCCTGAACTGAAATGGATAAGTGATTTTCGTGACCCATGGACAACTATAGGCTATTATAAAGATTTGCGCCTTACTAAATGGGCAGATACACGTCAGCATTATTGGGAAAAAGAGGTACTGCAAAAGAGCGACGTGGTAATTACTACCAGCTTTAGGACTAAAGAAGACTTCAAAAAAATTACTAATACCCCTATAGAAGTGATTACTAATGGCTATGATGAGGAAACTAGTGTAGCCCCTCCCCTATCAAAAAAATTCTTGATTTCACATATTGGGTCTTTATTATCAGATAGAAATCCTAAAATATTGTGGGAAGTTTTGGCAGAATTGGTGCGAGAAGAGCCGCATTTTGCTGATGATTTTAGCCTATGTTTTGCAGGAAAAGTAAGTGAGGATATAGAAGATGACCTTCGTACTTATGGGTTATTAGCTTACTATACTTACAAGGGATATATCGCTCATAAAGATGCTGTAACGTTACAAAAGCAATCACAAGTATTATTACTTATTGAAATAGATTCGGAAGAAACACAGGGCATTATTGCGGGGAAATTGTTTGAATATATGGTATCGGGACGACCTATTTTGGCTATAGGCCCAAAGAATTGGGATGTAACGCCTATTCTGACTGAAACCCAGACGGGTACTTTTGTAGGATATACTGATAAAGCGGCTATGAAGGCACAAATATTGGCATATTACAAGGCTTATAAGGCTGATAATCTGCAGACTGAACCTAAATTTATTGAGAAATACAGTAGGGTGGCTCTTACTGAGCAATTAGCAAAATTAATACTTTAATTCATAAGAAAATTAATAGAGTAGCAAATATGTGAGTAGCATATTTGCTATTTTTTTATGTCTTTAAGTGAATATCTTTGCTGTTTTTTCGTTTTTAGAGATTTTATCTTTATACTTTTTATGAAGGATAATTTATTTCTGAAATGAAAGTGATATAGTTAATGTATAAATGAGGAATGTAAAAAATGTAATGTTTTGACGTTTTTATTGCGATTTTTTCAAAAATACGGATAAAAGGTAAAACATCTGATATTCAGCAAAGTAAGGTGTATCCTTCGTTTATAGTTCGTTTATCCTTCGTTCATCCTCTAAGGTAGCTCTAAGCTTCCTTTAATAAGCTTATAGTTTTAATAGATTGATTATTAGTGGATTAATTTTTCAATAAAGGCACGAAATTAAGGGAATACTTATTTGAAATATTAGCAATAAAAATGAGAAAAGGATGATTTTTTTTCATTTCAAAATAAGAGGTAGGGGGTTAAGATAGGTTTTCAAGATGAAGGCTGTGAATAACTGATAAGTAATTTGTTAATTGCACAATTATTTGTAATTTTGCCGCCATAATGAGCAAGAAGAAAAATATAATCATAGAAAATGTTACGGTTATTGATGCTGGTGCCAAAGGAAAAAGCGTGGCTAAGGCACCTGACGGACGCGTAATATTTATTACCAATGCACTACCTGGTGATGTGGTGGATGTACAAACTACTAAGAAAAAATCGGCATATTATGAGGGGTTTGCCACTAAGTTTCACGAGCGTTCGGCACTGAGGGTTACGCCTGTGTGCTCGCACTTTGGCTATTGTGGTGGGTGCAAATGGCAGGATATGAACTACGAAAATCAGCTATACTACAAGCAGAAAGAGGTGGAAAATAACTTAGTACGCTTGGGGAGAATTGCGATTCCTGAGGTATCGGCTATTATTGGTTCGGAAGAGATTTACCATTATAGGAATAAGATGGAGTTTTCGTTCTCGGATATGCGTTGGCTGACTCCTGATGAGATACAAAGGGCTGATACTATTGAGGATAGGAATGCTTTGGGGTTCCATATTGCTGGGGCGTGGGATAAGATTTTGGACATTGACCAATGTTATTTGCAAGCAGACCCTTCAAACGCTATTCGTTTAGAAATAAAACGGTTTGCATTGGCTAACAATATGCCTTTTTATAGTCCGAGGCAACAAACGGGTTTATTACGCTCGATGATGATACGTATCAGTTCGACGGGTGAAATAATGTTGGTTATTCAGTTTTTTAGTGCTGATAAGAAGATAAACTTGCTGCTTGACCATATTGGAGATATTTTTCCTGAGATAACTTCGTTGCAATATTGTATTAATAACAAGGGCAATGATGCTATTTATGACCAAGAGATTATTTGTTACAAGGGAAGAGACTGTATTTATGAAGAAATGGAGGGCTT encodes:
- the rlmD gene encoding 23S rRNA (uracil(1939)-C(5))-methyltransferase RlmD; this translates as MSKKKNIIIENVTVIDAGAKGKSVAKAPDGRVIFITNALPGDVVDVQTTKKKSAYYEGFATKFHERSALRVTPVCSHFGYCGGCKWQDMNYENQLYYKQKEVENNLVRLGRIAIPEVSAIIGSEEIYHYRNKMEFSFSDMRWLTPDEIQRADTIEDRNALGFHIAGAWDKILDIDQCYLQADPSNAIRLEIKRFALANNMPFYSPRQQTGLLRSMMIRISSTGEIMLVIQFFSADKKINLLLDHIGDIFPEITSLQYCINNKGNDAIYDQEIICYKGRDCIYEEMEGLRFKINAKSFYQTNSKQAHKLYEVTRNFAGLTGNELVYDLYTGTGTIAQFVAKKAKKVVGVEAVPEAIADAKDNARANGIENAVFYVGDMKNVFNDDFIKANGIPDVVITDPPRDGMHKDVVTQLLQIAAPTIVYVSCNSATQARDLALLDELYEVVKVQPVDMFPQTYHVENVVLLKKREKK
- a CDS encoding glycosyltransferase, with the translated sequence MKKILIITYYWKPAGGPGVQRWVKFVKYLRSFGIEPIVYVPENPTYPIIDNEIGTDLPTDIQVIKQTVWEPYRLASLFSKKKTQKISAGIIPRKKVSWLDKLLLWVRGNLFIPDARRFWVNPSVKYLKTFITENKIDTIITTSPPHSVHLIGYKLKKQLPELKWISDFRDPWTTIGYYKDLRLTKWADTRQHYWEKEVLQKSDVVITTSFRTKEDFKKITNTPIEVITNGYDEETSVAPPLSKKFLISHIGSLLSDRNPKILWEVLAELVREEPHFADDFSLCFAGKVSEDIEDDLRTYGLLAYYTYKGYIAHKDAVTLQKQSQVLLLIEIDSEETQGIIAGKLFEYMVSGRPILAIGPKNWDVTPILTETQTGTFVGYTDKAAMKAQILAYYKAYKADNLQTEPKFIEKYSRVALTEQLAKLIL
- the gldG gene encoding gliding motility-associated ABC transporter substrate-binding protein GldG: MKKYLKNTISRVGGALIILLAINYIAQQWYARIDLTADKRYTLSEFTHKTLAKIQQPIVVDVLLKGNIPSEFKKLQTEALQLLQEYTAANSNLIVNFVNPLEGEEQPEAAIQQLVSNGFQPLQITQTEAGKSSVEYLFPWIVISDGKRSEKVRIFIDKLGATDQERVQNSVQRLEYNITDALYKFAVEKKKKIAILKSNGTLEDVYMYDFIKTVREYYFIAPFTLDSVATNAEKTLADLKKFDLLIVAKPTKAFTDPQKQVVDQYIMNGGAALWLIDNVNVSLEDMYRTGGMTMAMPLDLNLTDMFFQYGFRINYTLINDLYFSEIVVASGEGSQTRYMNIPWVYNPLVLSNNNHLINNHLDAVRLQFANGIDTLKNQVKKTVLMESSTFSKADGTPREINLRFDPKIMDKELYKKGNIPLAVLLEGEFSSAYKNRISPIKLKENAQQSKPTKMIVVADGDVIKNDFDNQNNTPLELGFDRWTNKFYDNKAFLQNALNYLLNDTDFLTLRNKKVQLAFLNKEKVAESASAWQVKVFIYPLVLLVITMLLVIYFYRKNNIRKTTK
- the mnmA gene encoding tRNA 2-thiouridine(34) synthase MnmA: MKRVVVGLSGGVDSSVAAYLLKEQGYDVIGLFMKNWHDDTVTISDECPWLEDSNDALLVAEKLGIPFQTIDMSEPYKARIVDYMFNEYENGRTPNPDVLCNREIKFDVFMKLALSLGADYVATGHYCRKETIQVDGQTVYRLLSGKDDNKDQSYFLCQLSQEQLSKALFPIGELQKSEVRAIAKEQDLVTAEKKDSQGLCFIGKVRLPEFLQQKLQPKEGDIIQIPNDWKGYGDFDRLRLFETYEDQLKYLSQRFIYHPEDGKKVGTHQGAHYFTKGQRKGLNVGGTKEPLFIIETDIERNIIYTGEGHTHRGLFRSALFITEADEHWIRKDLALNIGDTLEVMVRIRYRQPLQKAVLYKATNGLYIHFEDRQSAVTEGQFAAWYLDDELVGSGVIS